The Cellulomonas sp. S1-8 genome has a window encoding:
- a CDS encoding DUF4031 domain-containing protein, with product MSVLVDPPLWPRHGTVWGHLVSDTSYDELHAFAARAGIPRRAFDHDHYDVPVERWDDVVALGAEAVSTRDLVRRLRASGLRVPARDRRR from the coding sequence GTGAGCGTGCTCGTCGACCCCCCGCTGTGGCCGCGGCACGGCACCGTCTGGGGCCACCTCGTCAGCGACACGTCGTACGACGAGCTGCACGCGTTCGCCGCGCGCGCCGGCATCCCCCGACGCGCGTTCGACCACGACCACTACGACGTCCCGGTCGAGCGGTGGGACGACGTCGTGGCGCTGGGCGCCGAGGCGGTGAGCACCCGCGACCTCGTCCGACGCCTGCGGGCGTCGGGGCTGCGCGTCCCCGCCCGCGACCGGCGCCGCTGA
- a CDS encoding response regulator transcription factor, producing MTSTSSTPEARLLVVDDEPNIRELLATSLRFAGFEVHAAADGGSALRLARDTDPDLVVLDVMLPDMDGFTVTRRLREKGQHMPVLFLTARDDTADKVQGLTVGGDDYVTKPFSLEEVVARIRAILRRTQPDDGLDAHVLRYADLELDDDTHEVRRAGQDVELSPTEFKLLRYLMLNPQRVLSKSQILDHVWQYDWGGDANIVESYISYLRRKIDQLTDADGRRLPPLIHTRRGVGYLLRETT from the coding sequence ATGACCAGCACGTCCAGCACCCCCGAGGCACGGCTCCTCGTCGTCGACGACGAGCCGAACATCCGCGAGCTCCTCGCGACGTCGCTGCGCTTCGCGGGCTTCGAGGTCCACGCGGCGGCCGACGGCGGGTCCGCGCTGCGTCTCGCGCGCGACACGGACCCCGACCTCGTCGTGCTCGACGTCATGCTCCCCGACATGGACGGCTTCACGGTCACCCGACGCCTGCGCGAGAAGGGTCAGCACATGCCCGTGCTGTTCCTTACCGCACGCGACGACACGGCCGACAAGGTGCAGGGCCTGACCGTCGGCGGCGACGACTACGTCACCAAGCCGTTCAGCCTCGAGGAGGTCGTCGCGCGGATCCGCGCGATCCTGCGCCGCACCCAGCCCGACGACGGGCTCGACGCGCACGTGCTGCGCTACGCGGACCTCGAGCTCGACGACGACACGCACGAGGTGCGCCGCGCGGGCCAGGACGTCGAGCTGTCCCCCACCGAGTTCAAGCTGCTGCGCTACCTCATGCTCAACCCGCAGCGCGTGCTGTCGAAGTCGCAGATCCTCGACCACGTGTGGCAGTACGACTGGGGCGGCGACGCCAACATCGTCGAGTCGTACATCTCCTACCTGCGCCGCAAGATCGACCAGCTCACCGACGCGGACGGCCGGCGCCTGCCGCCGCTCATCCACACGCGTCGGGGCGTGGGCTACCTGCTGCGCGAGACCACGTGA
- a CDS encoding sensor histidine kinase — MTITAVLLGTGLIVAGVTATTLLERSLLTPVDEKLATEAQVVAEDALWFLSNGRGLLGPSDYYVRVQTEDDEAPLVGHATQLAYGTPRVEDFTATAASAVSGQPFTVASTRAGSPWRVVAYPFQAPDGTTGSVVVGLPLKDIHSTVVAMGWSLASSGLLIVVAGVLVGGWAVRRSLRPLGEIERTAAKIAAGDLSQRVPVAPESTEVGRLGVALNGMLAQIEEAFDARTASEARMRRFVADASHELRTPLAAVRGYAELYRMGALTTDDQVTDTMHRIEGSATRMGSLVEDLLALARLDEGRRGQLGEVDLTVLAADAVSDLRALDPQRPVRLDSLDGVMGPRLLRGDEARLRQVLANLVGNAARHTPSDTPVEIVVGAGADERTAVLEVRDHGPGIAPEHAERVFERFYRVDPSRTRDSGGSGLGMAIVAAIVASHGGQVAVSPTPGGGTTVRVELPVAGPPAQAPDQPAPGADPGADPGADPPMSPGV, encoded by the coding sequence GTGACGATCACCGCCGTGCTGCTCGGTACGGGCCTGATCGTCGCGGGCGTGACCGCCACGACCCTGCTCGAGCGCAGCCTGCTGACGCCCGTGGACGAGAAGCTGGCGACCGAGGCGCAGGTCGTGGCCGAGGACGCCCTGTGGTTCCTCAGCAACGGCCGCGGGCTGCTCGGGCCCAGCGACTACTACGTGCGCGTACAGACCGAGGACGACGAGGCGCCGCTGGTCGGTCACGCGACGCAGCTCGCGTACGGGACCCCGCGCGTCGAGGACTTCACGGCCACCGCGGCGTCCGCGGTCAGCGGCCAGCCGTTCACGGTGGCGTCCACGAGGGCCGGGTCGCCGTGGCGGGTCGTCGCGTACCCGTTCCAGGCGCCCGACGGCACCACGGGGTCGGTCGTGGTCGGCCTCCCCCTCAAGGACATCCACAGCACGGTCGTCGCGATGGGCTGGAGCCTGGCGTCCTCGGGTCTGCTCATCGTCGTCGCGGGGGTGCTCGTCGGCGGCTGGGCCGTGCGCCGCTCGCTGCGCCCGCTGGGCGAGATCGAGCGGACCGCGGCGAAGATCGCCGCCGGCGACCTGTCCCAGCGGGTGCCCGTGGCCCCGGAGTCCACCGAGGTCGGCCGCCTCGGCGTGGCGCTCAACGGGATGCTCGCGCAGATCGAGGAGGCGTTCGACGCCCGCACGGCGTCGGAGGCACGCATGCGGCGGTTCGTGGCCGACGCGTCGCACGAGCTGCGCACGCCCCTGGCAGCGGTCCGCGGGTACGCCGAGCTGTACCGGATGGGCGCGCTGACCACGGACGACCAGGTGACCGACACCATGCACCGCATCGAGGGGTCGGCGACGCGCATGGGATCGCTCGTCGAGGACCTGCTGGCGCTCGCGCGCCTCGACGAGGGTCGCCGCGGGCAGCTCGGCGAGGTCGACCTGACGGTGCTGGCGGCCGACGCCGTCAGCGACCTGCGCGCGCTCGACCCGCAGCGACCGGTGCGCCTGGACTCCCTCGACGGCGTCATGGGACCCCGGCTGCTGCGCGGCGACGAGGCCCGCCTGCGGCAGGTGCTCGCGAACCTCGTCGGCAACGCCGCACGGCACACCCCGTCCGACACCCCCGTGGAGATCGTGGTGGGCGCCGGCGCGGACGAGCGCACCGCCGTGCTCGAGGTGCGGGACCACGGCCCCGGCATCGCCCCCGAGCACGCCGAGCGCGTGTTCGAACGGTTCTACCGGGTGGACCCGTCCCGGACGCGCGACTCCGGCGGGTCGGGGCTGGGCATGGCGATCGTGGCCGCCATCGTCGCGTCGCACGGCGGGCAGGTCGCCGTGAGCCCGACGCCGGGCGGCGGCACGACGGTGCGCGTCGAGCTGCCCGTGGCCGGGCCCCCGGCCCAGGCGCCCGACCAGCCGGCTCCGGGTGCGGACCCGGGTGCGGACCCGGGTGCGGATCCGCCGATGTCCCCCGGCGTCTGA
- a CDS encoding WXG100 family type VII secretion target → MSRYEVDSAQLDGSAAAVLARAASIQAEVAAMQRQLVELQASWRGGAAGAFGSVVAEWNVTQTRVEQSLAQIAAAMQAAARAYAEAEAHASRLFAH, encoded by the coding sequence ATGAGCAGGTACGAGGTCGACAGCGCCCAGCTCGACGGGTCGGCGGCAGCCGTGCTGGCGCGGGCCGCGAGCATCCAGGCGGAGGTCGCGGCGATGCAGCGGCAGCTCGTCGAGCTGCAGGCGAGCTGGCGGGGCGGTGCGGCGGGGGCGTTCGGGTCGGTCGTCGCCGAGTGGAACGTCACGCAGACCCGCGTCGAGCAGTCGCTCGCGCAGATCGCCGCGGCGATGCAGGCTGCCGCGCGCGCGTACGCCGAGGCTGAGGCGCACGCGTCGCGGCTGTTCGCGCACTGA
- a CDS encoding type 1 glutamine amidotransferase yields the protein MVNVHLSDRRLDGATTGTAPVVTVVQSAPDVGLDRFAEWLPGLEVRLVRADLGEPLPGPAEVGDGLLVLGGQMSARDDVAAPWLRSLRDLLAVVSATDVPALGICLGAQLLAIGRGGRVEVAAPPGREAGVVDVRWRPEAATDALVAPLVQLAGAARTSPLPSMHADAVVDLPRGAVWLASSSMYPFQAFRIGSAWGVQFHPEAGLATMRAWADAHDDVDTEAVVAQMTARAEAVETSGRAVADAFAHLVRDRAAARHLHV from the coding sequence ATGGTGAACGTTCATCTGAGCGACCGCCGGCTGGACGGGGCGACCACAGGCACCGCGCCCGTGGTCACCGTCGTGCAGAGCGCCCCCGACGTGGGCCTCGACCGCTTCGCCGAGTGGCTCCCTGGGCTCGAGGTGCGCCTCGTGCGCGCCGACCTCGGCGAGCCCCTGCCCGGGCCCGCCGAGGTGGGCGACGGCCTGCTCGTCCTCGGCGGCCAGATGTCGGCCCGCGACGACGTGGCGGCGCCGTGGTTGCGCTCCCTGCGGGACCTGCTCGCGGTCGTCAGCGCCACCGACGTGCCCGCGCTCGGCATCTGCCTGGGCGCCCAGCTGCTCGCCATCGGCCGCGGCGGTCGCGTCGAGGTCGCGGCGCCCCCGGGGCGTGAGGCCGGCGTCGTCGACGTCCGGTGGCGGCCCGAGGCGGCGACGGACGCGCTCGTCGCACCGCTCGTGCAGCTCGCCGGGGCCGCGCGCACGAGCCCGCTGCCGAGCATGCACGCCGACGCGGTCGTCGACCTGCCGCGCGGTGCGGTGTGGCTCGCCTCGTCATCGATGTACCCGTTCCAGGCGTTCCGCATCGGCAGCGCCTGGGGAGTGCAGTTCCACCCCGAGGCCGGCCTCGCGACCATGCGTGCCTGGGCGGACGCGCACGACGACGTCGACACCGAGGCCGTCGTGGCGCAGATGACCGCCCGCGCCGAGGCCGTCGAGACGTCAGGCCGCGCGGTCGCCGACGCGTTCGCGCACCTCGTGCGGGACCGCGCCGCCGCGCGCCACCTGCACGTCTGA